The Pimelobacter simplex genomic sequence CACAGCACGCCCATCGGCGAGCCGCGCCACTGCTCCACGAGGTCGCGGGGGGACAGGTCGACCCGGGTGACGACGTGCTCGCGGACGTCGATCTTGTGCCGGGCCAGCGCGTCGAGCAGGTCCTCGGCGATCTTGCCGCGGCCGTGCACGGTCCAGGCGGTGCAGCCGTCGGGGGCGATGCCGCCCGGGCGCACGGTCAGCATCGGCTCCTCGTGGATCACCAGCTCGTGCTCCAGCTCGGGTACGTCGCCGCGCAGGCCCAGGTGCGCCACGACCGGCGGGATCGCCGGCATGGTCCGCTCGACGTACGGCGCGAGCGCGGGCAGTCGGCGCGGGTCGACCGCCACCACGACGGCATCGGCCTCGGCGTCGCCCTCGGCGGTGCGCACCGCGGCGACCCGCCCCTCGCGCACCACCAGGTCGAGCACCTCGACGCCGGTACGGACCGTGACCCCGCGGGTCTGCAGCCGCGCGCCGAGCAGGTAGGCGATCCGCCCCATCCCGCCGGGCACCCGCCAGCCCCCGAAGATCTGCTCGACGTAGCTGTGCACACCCACCCACGAGGGGACGTTGCGCAGGTCGTGCCCCTCGGCGACCGCCGGGTAGCCCGCCACCAGCGCCAGCCGCTCGTCGCGGAAGTCGTGGCGCAGCCGCTTGTAGAGCGTCTCGCGGATGGCGAACAGGGCGGCGAGCTCCTTGGGCACCGCGCCCTTCGTGTACGGGTCCCACGGTGCCTCGACGTAGTGCTGGCGCAGCAGCGTCCACACGTCGGCGTAGATGTCGACGTGGCGGACCCACTTGTCGCCCAGCCCGGTCCCGAGCTCCTCGAACGCCGCGTGCTGGTCGGCCCGGGAGCCGCCCGGCAGGCGGATCGAGGTGCGGTCCGCGAACCGGTGCTCGCGCACGATCGGCAGCGGCTCGAGCTCGGCACCGAGCTCCTTCTCCAACGGCCGGCCGGACTTGCGGAACAGGTCGCGCAGCGCGGCCGGGAGCAGCGTGGACGCCGGGCCGGCGTCCCAGACGAAGCCGTCGCGCTCGACCGGCGCGAGCGCGCCGCCGAGCTGGCCGGAGGCCTCCAGGAGCGCGACCTCGTGGCCGAGCTTGGCCAGCCGGGCCGCGGCGGCCATGCCGCCCAGGCCGCCGCCGATGACGACGATGCGTGCCACGGGCTCAGTCCTGCGCGACGACGAGGGGCGTCGCGCCGGTCAGGCTGCGCAGCTCGTCGTAGGTCGTGGCGAAGACGGCGGCCGGGTGGCCCGCGGCGGCCCACACCACGTCGTACCGCTCGAGCCAGGGGTCGAGGTACGTCGCGACCGGGGTCGGGTGGCCGATGGGGGAGACGCCGCCGATGACCTGGCCGGTGTGCTCGCGGACGAACTCCGGCTTCGCCCGGCGCAGGGCCGGCCCGCCGAGCGTCGTACGGACCAGGTTGGTGTCGACTCGGTGCGCTCCTGACGTGAGGATCAGCACAGGGGTTCCGTCGGCATCGAAGAGCAGACTGTTGGCGATCGCCCCCACCTCGCAGCCGAGCGCCTCGGCGGCCAGTGCGGCGGTGTGGACCGAGTCGGGCAGAATGACGATCTGGCCGGTTCCACCCCGGCGCTGGTGCTCGTCGCGGAACCGGGTGATCGAGGGATGCTCGGCCGACATGGGGCTGACCCTATCGACCGAGTCCCGGAACGACCCACGTACTGGAGGAACGATGATCAAGCGCCCGGCCGCAGTCGAGCTCGCCTGCTGGCTGCTGTGGTTCCTGGTGGCCGCCGGTCTGCTCGTGTGCGTGCTCGTCGTCGTGCAGCGCGACCAGCTCGGCTCGGTGTGGTCCCCGATGCAGGTCGGTGACAGCACGGTGCAGCCGGTGGAGTTCGTGCCGGTCATCCTCGTGCTCTACGGCGTGACCGCGGTGCTCGCCCTCACCCTGATCGCGCTCTACCGCGCCGGGCACAACTGGGCGCGCCACTCGCTGGCCGCCATCGCGGCCGGGATCTTCGTCGTCGCCGTCGGTACCGTGCGCACCAACCCGCCGACCCTGGTCGACGGCATGGCCATCGCGGCCGCGGTGATCAGCGCGGTGACGCTCGTGTTCGTCTGGCACCCCCAGAGCCGCGAGTTCGTCCGGACCATGGGCGTGCCGCCCGAGCTGCGCGAGGGCGCTGTCGAGGCTCCCGGCGCTGCTGAGGCCGACCAGGACGCCCCGCGCGCCGAGGTCCCCACCGACTCTTGACCTTGTGTCGGAGGGCGGGTGTACCGTCGGAGACGTTCGAACAGATGTTCGAACACGACCCGAAGGAGACCCCGCCGTGGCCCCGCACAACGCACCCTTCACGGTCAGCCCGCACAGCCTGCCGGCGACCACCCACAACTACCTCCTGCGCTCGGCGGAGTCGCTGAGCGAGGCGGTGGCCGCGCGCGACGTCCCGACCCGCTACGCGTGCGCCCACGTCGCCGCGCTGCGCGCCGCGGCCGCGCTGCTCGCCGCCCGGGCCCGCCCGGCCGCCCCGCCGCGCCGGCGCGGCCAGAAGAACGCCTGGGTCCTGCTCGCCGAGGTGGCCCCCGAGCTCGGTGAGTGGGCGACCTTCTTCGCGGCCGGTGCCGCCAAGCGGGCCGCCGCCGAGGCGGGCTCGACCCGGGCGGTGACCGAGCGCGAGGCCGACGACCTGGTCCGCGACGCCGACCGCTTCCTGGCCCTGGTCGAGCAGTCCCTCGGCCTGACCCCCCACCGGCTGCTGGGCGAGCGGCTCGCCGGGCGCGCGGTGGCCGGCTGAGGGCCGCCCGACGCGTCGGCGGGGTCTGGGGCAGGGGGATCAGTAGTGTTCAGCGCATGGCCTCTCGCGAGCAGCGTGGATCGGTGCGGACCGCGGTCGTCTGGGACGCCCTCGAAGCGGCGCTCTCGGGCGGTCCGCGCGACGTGGTCGACCTGGGTGGCGGCACCGGCGGGTTCGCCGTACGGCTGGCGGAGTCGGGTCACCGGGTCCGCGTGGTCGACCCGAGCCCGGACGCGCTGGCGGCGCTGGCGCGCCGCGCGCGCGAGGTCGACCTCGACGTCTCCGGCCTCCAGGGCGATGTCGCCGACCTGGTCGACGTCGTCGGCCCCGGCAGCGCCGACGTCGTCTTGTGCCACGGCGTCCTCGAGGTCGTCGACCCCGTCCTCGCCCTCGACCGGATCAGCCAGGTCCTGCGCCCCGGCGGCCTGCTCAGCCTCGTCGTCGGCCAGCGCCACGCCGCCGTCATCACCCGCGCCATGGCCGGCCACTTCCAGCTCGCCCGGACCCTCCTCGACGACCCGGCCCCCGTCGACGCCCGCACCGGACGCCGCTTCACCGCCCCCGAGATCACCGACCTCCTCGCCGCGGCCGGCTTCGGCGACCTCTCGGTCCACGCGGTCCGGGTCTTCGCCGACCTCGTCCCGGCCGCCCTCGTCGACCACGAGCCCGGCGCCGCGGCGGCGCTGGTCGACCTGGAGCGCGCGGTCGCCCAACGCCCCGAGTACCTCCCGCTCGCCACGCAGCTGCACGTCCTCGCCACCCGGGGCTGAGCCCCGCCCCGGCCTCGGGCCCGGCCCTCGTCCGGGGTCGCGCCGATGACCGGGGCCAGCGCCGGCGACGGCGCCGCGACCGAGCCCGCGTCGGCGCCCGAGCCGGCGCCGGTGCGCTGCCCGATCCTGCACGTCGACATGGACGCCTTCTACGCCTCGGTGATGATCCGCGACCGCCCCGAGCTCCAGCACGTCCCGGTCGTGGTCGGCGGCGGCCACCGCGGCGTGGTGCTCTCGGCCAACTACCCGGCGCGGGCCTACGGCATCCGCTCGGGCATGTCCGGTACCGAGGCCCAGCGGCTGTGCCCGGGCGCGATCACCGTGCCGCCCGACTTCAGCGTGCTCACGCCGGTGTCCAAGGCGATCATGGAGACCTTCCGCACGGTGACCCCCGTGGTCGAGGTGACCTCCCTCGACGAGGCCTTCCTCGACGTACGCGGCGCGGTGCGGCTGTTCGGCCCGCCCGAGGCGATCGCCGAGCGCATCCGCGCGACCATCCGCGCCGAGCACGGCATCGCCTGCTCGGTCGGCATCGCCGCCTCCGTCTCGGTCGCCAAGCTCGCCAGTCGCCAGGCCAAGCCCGACGGCGTCCGGGTGATCAGCCCCGACCGGTTCGTGGCCGAGGTCCACCCGCTCGACGTCGGGGTCCTCTACGGCGTCGGCGAGGCGACCCGGCAGCGCCTGCACCGGATCGGGCTGATCACGGTGGGCGACGTCGCCACGTTCTCGCGCGAGCAGCTGCGCCAGATGCTCGGACGTCACCTCGGCGGCCACCTCCACGCCCTGGTGTGGGGCCGGGACCGGACCGAGCTCGTCCCCGGCGGCGCCGGCGTCTTCGGCTTCGGCGAGGGCGAGCCCGAGGGCAGCATGGGTGCCCAGCACACGCTCGCGATCGACCTGCGCGACCGCGCGGCGCTGCGCCGCGAGCTGCTCCGGCTCACTGCCCGGGTCGTGGCCCGGGTCCGCGGCGCCGGACGCCGGGGGCGCACGGTGACCGTGACGGTGCGGTTCACCGACTTCACGACCGTCCAGCGCTCGCGCACCCTGCCGGAGCCGACCGACATCACCCAGGAGGTCTACGCGACCGCCGTACCGCTGCTCGAGGGGCTGCTCGACGACCGCCGCCCCCGCCCGGTCGCGGTCCGCCTGGTCGGCGTCCGGGTCGAGGGACTGCGCCACCTGCGCCCCGGCGACGGCCGCCAGCTCGCCCTCGGCGAGCGCGACCCGGGCTGGTCCGACGCCGACCGCGCGGTCGACCGGGCCACCGACCGCTTCGGTCACGCGGCCGTACGACGGGCCAGCCTGCTCTGATCGGGACCGGCAATTTCGGGGGAGCCCTACCACCGCTGGACCCGGCTGCCTACACTTGGAGGAAGTCAACGGCGGAGCCATTCCGCCTCGCATGTGTCGGAGGAGCCGGTGCCACTCTCGGAAGAGGAGCTGCGTCTGCTGGAGCAGATGGAGCGCGCCCTCAGCGAGGAAGACCCGAAGTTCGCCTCCACCCTGCGCGGAACCACCTTGCGCCAGGCGGCTCGCCGCCGCGCGATCCTCGCCGGCGTCGTCTTCGCCGTCGGTGTCGCGGTGATGATGGGCGGTGCCGTCAGCGGCTACTGGCCCGTCGGCGTGGCCGGCTTCGTGATCATGCTGGCCTCGGCCACCCTGCTGCTGAGCTCCGTACGCGGCCAGCGCGGCGGCGCCGCAGCCCCCTCGGTCTCCTCGCACCCCTCCGGCTTCGGCGTGATCGACGGTGGCCGACGCCACCACCACGGTCGCGGCGGCCACGGTCACAACCGTGGCGGCGGCCGGTCCTCGTCGGGGTTCATGGACAACCTCCAGGCGCGCTGGCGCCGGCGCCGCGACGGCGGCGGCTACTGAGCCCTCCGGCTCGCCGCCTCACACCCCACCGCCTCACCGCCCGCCGGGCAGCCCGGCAGCCCGGCAGTCCGCCGCCCCGCCCAGAGCGCGCCGCCGCCCCCGAGCGCGGAGGGCGCTGAGCTCAGCCGCGCTGCCGGTCTAGGCCGGGCACGCCCGGCCCGTCCGGCGTGCCCGGCGTGCCCGGCGTGCCCGGCGTGAGGCCGCCGGACCGCCGTCAGCCTCAGCGCCGGAGCAGCGCCTGCCACACCGACCGCGGCACCCAGACCGCCCGCCGCCGCGCCCGCGGCGTGACCCCTGCCTCGAGCGAGGCGACGACCAGGACGGCGTCGGTGGCCAGGGAGGTGTCGGCGCGCTCGAGGGTGGCGACGGCGCCGGGGCGCGCGTAGCGGGCGTGCTCGACGCGGCGGACGAGCCGGTCGAGGGCGTCGGTGGCGTCGGGGGCGACCTCGGGGCCGGTCCGGGGGCGTTCGGGACGCCGGTCCGGGTCGGTGGTGGGGTCGGCGAGGTGGTCGACGAGGACGGTGCTGACCTCGCGGGGGGAGCGGCCGTCGGTCCAGGGGATGCCGAGGTCGCGGGCGGTGGCGCGCAGCTCGGCCCAGGCCTGGTCCGGGTCGCCGGAGGCGAGGCGGTGCTGCCGGTCGCGACGGCGTACGGCGCGCGGGCCGCCGAGGGCGCCCGCGGCGAGCAGCAGCACCAGGAGGCTGATGCCGCCGCCGATGAGGACCGGCGTCGGGATGCCCTGGTCCTGGCCGGCGCCGTCGGCGCCGGTGTCGCGCTCGGGCCGCGGCTTGGCGCTGGGCCGCTGGTTGGGGCCGACGGTGGTGGTGCCGCCCGAGGGAGCCTGGCTGCTGGACGACGGCAGGTCGGTCGGGTCCACGCCGCTGCCCGCGACCGGTACCCGGCTGTAGGCCGGCACGTCCTCGACGCGTCCGCTCGGGGTCGGCTCGAAGCGGACCCAGCCGGCGCCGGCGAAGTACAGCTCGGGCCAGGCGTGGAGGTCGTGGCTGCTGTACTCCCACACGCCGGCGTCGATCTCGGTCGGCTCCAGGAAGCCGACCGCGACCCGGGCGGGGATGCCGAGGGTGCGCGCCATCACGGCCATGGCGGAGGCGTACTGCTCGCAGTAGCCGACCCGGCCGTCGCGGGCCAGGAAGGTCGCGAGGGTCTCGTTGCCGGTGCCGTCGGGGGCGCGGCGCAGGTCGTAGGTGAAGCCGCCGTCCTGGCGGAACCAGCGCTGCAGCAGCAGCGCGCGCTCGTAGTCGTCGCGGGCGGGCTCGGTGACGCTGTCGGCGAGGTTGCGCACGATCGGGGGCACGGTGCCGGGCACGCGGAGCAGCTCGGGAGGGACGTCGTTGGGCTGGGGGTCGCCGAAGAAGCGGCCGTCGGTGCCGTAGTCCGGGTCGATCCCGGTCATCGTGTAGTCGAGGCCCTGGGTGGTGAGCCCGTTGTCGGCGGCGAGGAAGTCCATCGTCGTGGGGTCGAAGCGCCAGTCGCCCTCGGCGTCGACGGCCGCGGCCGGGAACTGGGTGGGCAGCCAGGTCGAGTCGAAGGCGTCGGTGATGGAGACGTCGTAGTCGTAGGTCGTCGTGGGTACGTCGGGGGAGAGCCCCTGCGGGCGGGGGAGCGCACCGTCGGCGACGTCATTGCTCGCCACGTCGCGGTCGCCGCTGCTCCACTCGTCGCCGGTGTAGCGGTTGAGCACCGACACCCGCAGGTACGACGGCGCCGGGTCGTCCGTGCTGATCCGGATCAGCGGCACGTCCCGCCCGCGCTCCAGGTCGCGGCGCATGTCGGCGATGGGCTTGCGGATCCGGATGTCGCCGTCGCCGCTCCCGGTCCCGAGGTCGAGGACGTCGACCGCCAGGACCGGCACGAAGGTGGGCACGACGAGCGCGAGGGCGGTGGCGGTGACGCCGATCCGCCCGGCGCCGGCGCGCATCGCCTCGCGCAGCGGGTTGCCGTGGCGCCACAGGGTGTCGTCCTCGGGGCCGACGGTGCGACCCCAGCGCAGCAGGTGGTCGCGCGACTCGAGGTGGAGCAGCACGAGGAAGCCGGCCGCCGCGGCGGCGAAGCTGCCCCAGCCGGGGCCGGAGTCGAGCAGTCCGCTGGGCACCGAGTAGACGGCGAGCAGGACCAGTCCGGCGATCGGCACCCGGTGGTAGGTGCAGGCGATGATGTCGACGAGCACGATGAACAGCGCGCCGAGCACGACCAGGAGCGGCCAGACCGGCGGGACGCTGGCGCTGATCGGGGCGGCGTACTGGCGGGCGGAGTCGAGGGAGGTCTCGACCGCGTGCCACAGCTCGGTGCCCGCCCCGCCCAGGGGCAGCAGGGCGCCGGTGATCTCGCGGGTGACCAGGACGGTGCCGAGGAGCACCTGGGCGAGCGCGGTGACCCAGCGCGGCGCGCCGACCCAGCGCAGGACGGCGCCGAGCAGGGCGACGAGGACGGCGAGCACGGCGAGCGGTCCGAGATAGCTGCCGCGCTCGACGACGAAGCCGTGCCACGAGGTCAGTGCCGCCCAGGCGGTGAGCGCGGCGACGACGCTGACCAGCAGCGTGGGGCCGATCGGCCCGCGGTGCCGGCTCATCGGGCACCCCCTCCGCGGACGGGGGAGCGGCCGAGGTCGCGCCAGGCGGTGTCGAGGCTGTCACGCGGGCCGAGCCCGGTCGCGCGCCACGACATCGAGAGCAGGGGAGCGGCGGCCGCGGCGGGCCCGGGGCCGACCCGGGACGGCGACCACTGCTCGACGTCGAGGACCAGCGCGAGCGCGGTCCCGGCGTCGTGACGGATGCGGCGCAGCGACGCGGTGTCGTTGGGCAGGAAGCCCCCGAGCACGGCGACGACCACGCCCCCGCGGGCCTGCTCGCCGGACCAGCCGACCTCGAGCGTGGCCCGGTGGCTGAGGTCGAGCACGGCGAGCCGCTCCAGCGCCTCCTCGGCGCCGTCGGCGGCCGCGCCGTCGGCCGTCGCCAGGCGTACGGCGTACCCGTGCTGCTCGAGGTGGACCGCGACGGACGCGGCGGTGATGATCGCGGCCTCCAGGCTGGAGGCGGGTCCCTGG encodes the following:
- a CDS encoding transglutaminase family protein, whose translation is MSRHRGPIGPTLLVSVVAALTAWAALTSWHGFVVERGSYLGPLAVLAVLVALLGAVLRWVGAPRWVTALAQVLLGTVLVTREITGALLPLGGAGTELWHAVETSLDSARQYAAPISASVPPVWPLLVVLGALFIVLVDIIACTYHRVPIAGLVLLAVYSVPSGLLDSGPGWGSFAAAAAGFLVLLHLESRDHLLRWGRTVGPEDDTLWRHGNPLREAMRAGAGRIGVTATALALVVPTFVPVLAVDVLDLGTGSGDGDIRIRKPIADMRRDLERGRDVPLIRISTDDPAPSYLRVSVLNRYTGDEWSSGDRDVASNDVADGALPRPQGLSPDVPTTTYDYDVSITDAFDSTWLPTQFPAAAVDAEGDWRFDPTTMDFLAADNGLTTQGLDYTMTGIDPDYGTDGRFFGDPQPNDVPPELLRVPGTVPPIVRNLADSVTEPARDDYERALLLQRWFRQDGGFTYDLRRAPDGTGNETLATFLARDGRVGYCEQYASAMAVMARTLGIPARVAVGFLEPTEIDAGVWEYSSHDLHAWPELYFAGAGWVRFEPTPSGRVEDVPAYSRVPVAGSGVDPTDLPSSSSQAPSGGTTTVGPNQRPSAKPRPERDTGADGAGQDQGIPTPVLIGGGISLLVLLLAAGALGGPRAVRRRDRQHRLASGDPDQAWAELRATARDLGIPWTDGRSPREVSTVLVDHLADPTTDPDRRPERPRTGPEVAPDATDALDRLVRRVEHARYARPGAVATLERADTSLATDAVLVVASLEAGVTPRARRRAVWVPRSVWQALLRR
- a CDS encoding SAV_6107 family HEPN domain-containing protein; translated protein: MAPHNAPFTVSPHSLPATTHNYLLRSAESLSEAVAARDVPTRYACAHVAALRAAAALLAARARPAAPPRRRGQKNAWVLLAEVAPELGEWATFFAAGAAKRAAAEAGSTRAVTEREADDLVRDADRFLALVEQSLGLTPHRLLGERLAGRAVAG
- a CDS encoding methyltransferase domain-containing protein, with amino-acid sequence MASREQRGSVRTAVVWDALEAALSGGPRDVVDLGGGTGGFAVRLAESGHRVRVVDPSPDALAALARRAREVDLDVSGLQGDVADLVDVVGPGSADVVLCHGVLEVVDPVLALDRISQVLRPGGLLSLVVGQRHAAVITRAMAGHFQLARTLLDDPAPVDARTGRRFTAPEITDLLAAAGFGDLSVHAVRVFADLVPAALVDHEPGAAAALVDLERAVAQRPEYLPLATQLHVLATRG
- a CDS encoding YbaK/EbsC family protein; protein product: MSAEHPSITRFRDEHQRRGGTGQIVILPDSVHTAALAAEALGCEVGAIANSLLFDADGTPVLILTSGAHRVDTNLVRTTLGGPALRRAKPEFVREHTGQVIGGVSPIGHPTPVATYLDPWLERYDVVWAAAGHPAAVFATTYDELRSLTGATPLVVAQD
- a CDS encoding phytoene desaturase family protein; this encodes MARIVVIGGGLGGMAAAARLAKLGHEVALLEASGQLGGALAPVERDGFVWDAGPASTLLPAALRDLFRKSGRPLEKELGAELEPLPIVREHRFADRTSIRLPGGSRADQHAAFEELGTGLGDKWVRHVDIYADVWTLLRQHYVEAPWDPYTKGAVPKELAALFAIRETLYKRLRHDFRDERLALVAGYPAVAEGHDLRNVPSWVGVHSYVEQIFGGWRVPGGMGRIAYLLGARLQTRGVTVRTGVEVLDLVVREGRVAAVRTAEGDAEADAVVVAVDPRRLPALAPYVERTMPAIPPVVAHLGLRGDVPELEHELVIHEEPMLTVRPGGIAPDGCTAWTVHGRGKIAEDLLDALARHKIDVREHVVTRVDLSPRDLVEQWRGSPMGVLWQGRGTVRNRLGPSTPIPGVYAAGAHAAPGAGVPFVTQSAALVAQLIGPA
- a CDS encoding DUF3040 domain-containing protein, with the protein product MPLSEEELRLLEQMERALSEEDPKFASTLRGTTLRQAARRRAILAGVVFAVGVAVMMGGAVSGYWPVGVAGFVIMLASATLLLSSVRGQRGGAAAPSVSSHPSGFGVIDGGRRHHHGRGGHGHNRGGGRSSSGFMDNLQARWRRRRDGGGY
- the dinB gene encoding DNA polymerase IV, with protein sequence MTGASAGDGAATEPASAPEPAPVRCPILHVDMDAFYASVMIRDRPELQHVPVVVGGGHRGVVLSANYPARAYGIRSGMSGTEAQRLCPGAITVPPDFSVLTPVSKAIMETFRTVTPVVEVTSLDEAFLDVRGAVRLFGPPEAIAERIRATIRAEHGIACSVGIAASVSVAKLASRQAKPDGVRVISPDRFVAEVHPLDVGVLYGVGEATRQRLHRIGLITVGDVATFSREQLRQMLGRHLGGHLHALVWGRDRTELVPGGAGVFGFGEGEPEGSMGAQHTLAIDLRDRAALRRELLRLTARVVARVRGAGRRGRTVTVTVRFTDFTTVQRSRTLPEPTDITQEVYATAVPLLEGLLDDRRPRPVAVRLVGVRVEGLRHLRPGDGRQLALGERDPGWSDADRAVDRATDRFGHAAVRRASLL